One genomic window of Arachis stenosperma cultivar V10309 chromosome 10, arast.V10309.gnm1.PFL2, whole genome shotgun sequence includes the following:
- the LOC130955320 gene encoding probable 2-oxoglutarate/Fe(II)-dependent dioxygenase isoform X3: protein MEEEDQALFIQEPQHRPSLSTMEAQGIPVIDLSPVTSSNPSLSSIDALVKEIGSACKEWGFFQVTNHGVPLSLRRNLLEASKNFFSQSLQEKKKVSRDESSPSGYSDTELTRNVRDWKEVFDFLAKEPTFFPLTTDELDDRVTQLSNKSPQHPSHFRDIIQEYIEEMEKLAFKLMELIAMSLGLQPKRLEEFFMRGQTSLIRLNYYPPCPFPHIALGVGPHKDESALTILAQDEVEGLEVKHKTHQEWVRVKPTPNDYIINVGDIIQV, encoded by the exons ATGGAAGAGGAGGACCAAGCATTATTCATCCAAGAACCACAACACAGGCCAAGTCTCTCCACCATGGAAGCACAAGGAATTCCAGTCATAGACCTCTCCCCTGTAACATCAAGCAACCCTTCTCTTTCTTCCATTGACGCGCTGGTGAAGGAGATCGGAAGCGCGTGCAAGGAATGGGGATTCTTCCAAGTAACAAACCATGGTGTGCCTCTCTCTCTGAGGCGGAACCTTCTGGAAGCATCCAAGAACTTCTTTTCTCAGAGCTTgcaagaaaagaagaaggttAGCAGAGATGAAAGTTCTCCGAGCGGTTACTCTGACACTGAGCTCACAAGGAACGTTAGAGATTGGAAAGAAGTGTTTGATTTTCTTGCAAAAGAACCAACTTTCTTCCCTCTTACTACAGATGAACTTGATGATCGAGTCACGCAGTTGAGTAATAAATCTCCTCAACATCCTTCTCACTTCAg AGATATAATCCAAGAGTATATTGAAGAGATGGAGAAGCTAGCCTTCAAATTGATGGAACTTATAGCTATGAGTTTAGGCCTTCAACCAAAGAGGCTTGAGGAATTCTTTATGAGAGGTCAAACCAGTCTTATTCGTCTCAACTATTATCCTCCATGCCCCTTCCCTCACATAGCTCTTGGAGTTGGTCCACACAAGGATGAAAGTGCCTTAACCATTCTTGCTCAAGATGAGGTTGAAGGACTTGAAGTGAAACATAAGACACATCAAGAGTGGGTTAGAGTGAAACCAACCCCAAATGATTATATCATCAACGTTGGTGATATTATTCAG
- the LOC130955320 gene encoding probable 2-oxoglutarate/Fe(II)-dependent dioxygenase isoform X2 has translation MEEEDQALFIQEPQHRPSLSTMEAQGIPVIDLSPVTSSNPSLSSIDALVKEIGSACKEWGFFQVTNHGVPLSLRRNLLEASKNFFSQSLQEKKKVSRDESSPSGYSDTELTRNVRDWKEVFDFLAKEPTFFPLTTDELDDRVTQLSNKSPQHPSHFRDIIQEYIEEMEKLAFKLMELIAMSLGLQPKRLEEFFMRGQTSLIRLNYYPPCPFPHIALGVGPHKDESALTILAQDEVEGLEVKHKTHQEWVRVKPTPNDYIINVGDIIQVFFNFQDIDDEVRKNITFPFILCIVLY, from the exons ATGGAAGAGGAGGACCAAGCATTATTCATCCAAGAACCACAACACAGGCCAAGTCTCTCCACCATGGAAGCACAAGGAATTCCAGTCATAGACCTCTCCCCTGTAACATCAAGCAACCCTTCTCTTTCTTCCATTGACGCGCTGGTGAAGGAGATCGGAAGCGCGTGCAAGGAATGGGGATTCTTCCAAGTAACAAACCATGGTGTGCCTCTCTCTCTGAGGCGGAACCTTCTGGAAGCATCCAAGAACTTCTTTTCTCAGAGCTTgcaagaaaagaagaaggttAGCAGAGATGAAAGTTCTCCGAGCGGTTACTCTGACACTGAGCTCACAAGGAACGTTAGAGATTGGAAAGAAGTGTTTGATTTTCTTGCAAAAGAACCAACTTTCTTCCCTCTTACTACAGATGAACTTGATGATCGAGTCACGCAGTTGAGTAATAAATCTCCTCAACATCCTTCTCACTTCAg AGATATAATCCAAGAGTATATTGAAGAGATGGAGAAGCTAGCCTTCAAATTGATGGAACTTATAGCTATGAGTTTAGGCCTTCAACCAAAGAGGCTTGAGGAATTCTTTATGAGAGGTCAAACCAGTCTTATTCGTCTCAACTATTATCCTCCATGCCCCTTCCCTCACATAGCTCTTGGAGTTGGTCCACACAAGGATGAAAGTGCCTTAACCATTCTTGCTCAAGATGAGGTTGAAGGACTTGAAGTGAAACATAAGACACATCAAGAGTGGGTTAGAGTGAAACCAACCCCAAATGATTATATCATCAACGTTGGTGATATTATTCAG